From the Triticum urartu cultivar G1812 chromosome 4, Tu2.1, whole genome shotgun sequence genome, the window CACCGCCGCCGAGGCCACCCACGCCGAGAGGACGCGGCAACGGCTCCCCTCCCCGCTCCTCCGCCTGGACGTCTCCCGGATCGACGTCCGCGCGCTCGACGCCGCCGCGCCGCTCCACGCGGCGGCCGCCCGGGCGTTCCGCGAGGGCGCGCGCCTCCTCCGCGACGCCCTCTCCGCCCCCGCCTCGTCCTCCGCGGCGACGCCCTCCCCGTCCCCCGCGCCGCCGCGGTGCCCGCCCTCCGTCGCGCGGGCCGGCGACGCGCCCcgcgccctcgccctcgccctgcCGTGCGGGCTGGCGCTGGGCTCCCACGTCACGGTGGTGGGCAGGCCGCGGCGGGTGCCCGGAGGCGGCCTGGCGCAGTTCGCGGTGGAGCTGCGGGGCGCGGGGGACGGGGACGCCGCCACCACCATCCTCCACCTCAACCCGCGCCTCCGGGGCGACTGGAGCGGCCGCCCCGTCGTCGAGCTCAACACCCGCTTCCGCGGCCAGTGGGGCCCCGCGCTCCGCTGCGAGGGCTGGCGCCGCTCCGACGAGGACACCGGTGCGTCACCTGCTCTGCATACTCCCACCCAATTTTCACCTTAAAATTTCACTTCGCGATTGCATTCCACGGCGACGCACATCAAACATTTTCGGTAGCAGCAGTACACACGCACGGCAGGATCAGTGCAGTTGTTGGTACTAATTACCAACCAATCCATGGGGAGCTCTAATGCTCTAGGCTCTACATATTACTGGTACATATGTGCTGGTAATTAACCAAGTGGCTCTGTACTATGTTGATGCCGATGATTTGCATTCAGTGTCATGTTTCCTGGTCGGTGCTTAATCTCATCGGGGCTCCATCGCAGTACCATGTTTGGTGATACGGCTCTAGCTCCCTTTTGGAAAATTTCAATGATTCGTAGCATTTGTCCTGTGCAGGGCGAAAGCCTGTCCTCGGAAAGTGTAGCATCGTCACTCACCATGTTTGATAACTATACCACTGATCTTGATCCATGGCCCTTGGCCCTTGGCATTGATGTACACCGTGCCATTTCAACATTTCCAGAGGTAATAACAAGAGGGGAGAACGACGAGTGTATTCGAGTTTAGCAGAGTTATGTAGGGATTTTTGCTGGATGTCAGTTTTTTCCAACAGTGAAACAATTGAATGTGCCCGAGAACCTGTAAGGCGTAATAACTGTTTACGCAGCAGAATTGCCTCCTTGCCTCGTTTGTGTTTAGGATCCATATAGACACCTTACGTTTTTACCGGTTACTATTCCATCATATGGAAAATGAACTTGCGACATTGTCACGTTTAGTATAGGTCATCCTTGGATCTAGATAGTTTCTTTGTTTTTCTAACGGCAGTCTTCATGCTCTCATTTCCAACTGTATGATGCCCGCTAAATGCTTATATTTCTCCTCCGTATGAATAGATAGGAGGACTTCAAGATGCTCAATTTTGAACTCTGGAGTTCTGAACTATTGCAGATGCTCAATTTTCAACCGTGAACTTGCCAAGCTTCACATAACCCCCAAGATCATATTTCAGATAGTTTTGAGCTGAGTCGGATGGCATGTGGCTGACAACTGCATTTATCATCTATAAAATCTAAGTAGATTGATGATCAGCAGTGGATGATGTACCATTACTAGATCGTTGATACCCTGTCATTACACATACCGACAAAGTTTCATGGCAAATTTCATCCATTTTCTACTTTGACTTTGGTAACTAAAATAGGACTAGAGGACAATAACATGTGCGGTACTGCTGCCCGACCTCTCCTTATATAGTTGGAATATATTTGGTATTTACATGGTTCCCATGGAAATCCATTTGGTGGGATATCTATGTGATAACCTGATGATAAATTTCTTGCAAATGCTTTAGGGCTAGTGATTCCCACCGGACGTCCATTTGGTATTCTAATTACTAATAAGAGAGCTCTACTAATAATTTGAGCTGATGAGAAAATGTTTAACGTGTGCTAGCTTAGCTGGTGATCGTCGCGAGATTTTCTTATATTGCTTTCCTGTGGCGCAGTTGATGGATTGGTAACATGTGAGCAATGGACCTGGAACACTGGTGGCACACTTGAGGAGTTGAAGAGTATGTTGCTGCGTAACCGTGTTGCTGGACAGAGCAGCAGTGGTTTCATAGATTGGCCTTATCCTTTTGTGGAGGGTGAATTGTTTGCTCTAACAATAAGCTCCGGTTTGGAAGGTtaccatgttcaagttgatggGAGGCATGTCGCGTCTTTTCCTTATCGCATTGTAAGTACTGTTTCCTTCTGCAATTGTCCTTCTAGCTGGAATCCGTGCACATCTTTGCTGTGGTTAGGATGTAGATTAGCATTTCAACTGAAAATGTGGTTAGGACGTAGATCAGCTCCTCCCCACTGTTTTTTTGGCAAGATTTGCTGATGCGCCAATTCATTGATTACATTTGTTCTTTCAAGGGCTTTGATCTCGAGGATGTCGCTACGGTGCAAGCAAATGGTGATATCGAGGTTGAATCAATGTTTGCTGGTACATTACCCGCGGTCCATCCTAACATTATGGAAAGAAATCTGGAGTTGCTGGCCGAACTGAAAGCCCCTCCTCCTGAAGAACCTGTGGAGCTGTTCATAGGCATTCTTTCAGCAGGAAGCCACTTCACCGAGCGCATGGCTGTGAGGAGATCATGGATGTCTGCAGTACGAAATTCATCCAGTACTATGGCTCGGTTTTTTGTCGCCTTGGTAATCTATTGTCCTGCCATTTAGTTCCGGTAGTTTTCTTTCCTTCTTCCCATGAAAAGATATATAACAAAACCATGTTTCAGGGCAGAATGGAAGAAGGGAAGTTAATGAAGATTTGAAGAAAGAAGCGGATTTCTTCGGGGACATTATCATTGTGCCCTTTGTGGATAGCTACGACCTGGTTGTTCTTAAGACTGTTGCCATCTGCGAGTATGCGGTATGTAGCATAAGGAGTGGATTTAACATAGTCACACTGAATTTAAATTACCTTTCAGACAGTTCTTATGCAATCTCAATGTTCTTTTTATTTATATATATTCTTTGTCCTTGAAGGCTCGTGTTGTTTCTGCGAAGTACGTCATGAAGTGCGATGATGATACATTCCTTAGACTTGATTCAGTTATGGCTGAAATAAAAAAAGTCCCAGATGGTAAAAGCTTCTATATGGGGAACATGAACTACTACCACAGACCACTCCGAGAAGGAAAATGGGCCGTCTCATATGAGGTGAAGTGATCTACTAAAAAAAAAACCTCCTATTTTTGCAAATGTTATCTTGAAATTACACAGATTGACTCTCAGGCTACTTGCATATCTTTTACTCAAGTGATCAAAAGTAATTAAATGCCCCCGTGACAACATTCATAACTGACGTAGAGTATCTCTCTCAGAAAGACAAACCAGTACATAGGAGCTGCATTAAATTTCATCAGAAAGAAGATACCAAACCAGTGTTGTACAAACTTTTTGTCGACTGAGTCAATTTCAGACGTTTACTGCTCATGAACAGCATGTTTTTGTGTCACCACTCATCAGTCCTATTACAGTTCCTGGAATTAGCAAAACAGACAGCGTGCTCATGTTCTTGATGCGCCAAATAATAGTACATGAGAACCACATAAACGACTGGTATGCGCTGCCCACATGAATATGTTATTGTCTCATGTAATCATGCTGGCTAACTACATTCGTCGTTAGCGCAATCATTGGTGCACCATTATTGACTTCCGTCCTGTGCTGCCATGCTGACCTCTTTGGTAACATTCTGCGCTAAATTTCCAGGAGTGGCCCAGGGACACGTACCCGACTTACGCGGACGGCGCTGGCTACATTGTTTCTTCCGACATCGCGGGCTTCGTCGCGTCGGAGATGGAGAAGGGGCGGCTGAATGTAAGCTCTCTGCGCCCACCCAACACCTTTCTTCCTCTCTGTTTTCATTGCGTATCAAGTGGCACTGGGAATTGGGATCCCATGTAGTGACTGCATTCCACATTCCACATTCCACACAAGCACTCAAGAGCCAGGCACCATCTGGCTGGCCTGGTTTAAAGTTTGGGTGAATGATGCCGATTCTGATCGAAAATCGGGGGAAACGGCACGGGCCCAATCATGCGTGGGCTGAAAAGATGGCCCATGCCACACCACACCACACCAGAAAAGCCAAAAGTTGTATCCGTTCATCAATCATCAATACATAGTACATCACCTTGTATTAACAAACGAATGATTGCGTTCTGCTTTGGCCATGGCAGCTGTTCAAGATGGAGGACGTGAGCGTGGGCATGTGGGTGGGGCAGCTCGACGCCGGCGGCGTGGAGTACGTCCACGGCGCGCGGTTCTGCCAGGCGGGCTGCGCCGACGACTACCTCACGGCGCACTACCAGTCGCCGGGGCAGATGCTGTGCCTCTGGGAGAACCTACGGCAAGGCAGGCCGCAGTGCTGCAACGCCAGATGACACGACACACAGCTCTCACTACCGTGGGAGGGACGATCCAAGCTCATTTTTCAGGGGAGGTTGGGTATGATGAGCTGAGCAGCAGCCCTAGCAGTGGAACCTGACAAGTTTAAGTTAATTACACTCACTTGCACCACCTCACCTCACATGTAATGCACATAACCAGCCAGGTAGTGGTACAAACATTAGTTACCCATATATACTTACCAAATCATTATAGTTATACATGTTATTATAAACTACTAGCCGGCTCTCCATTGctgtcatcatcatcatgatcatcGACGACGACTGCACGTGATGGGTGTCTTTGTTTTCTCCTCCATGTCCTTTTCCCTGTGACTGTGAGTGGCGACCAACGCCTCCCTGAGTGGCCGAGTCCACAAGTAGCGCTGATCATATTTTGGCGCCAAGCCCATAACATGGTGGTAAATTTAACTCAGAATGTCTGTCTGTCTGTAAATTTAATTAGGGATGCAGCCATGATCGGTCGACATGTGCTTGTGGGGCAGCGGCAACATGCTGCGCCGTGTGGTGGTGGCAGGAGGGAGTAGCACGCCGGGGCAGAAATCACATATTTGACCTGAGGGCCAAATCAAATCATAAACTGACCTTGTTCCAAAAAAATTTCACTTTGCTGATCCTTTCGTGTGGCGCCCGACAGCTGGGCGCCACACACTACTATGCAGCGCCTCTCTCTTGGGCGTCGCACCTCGTGCCAGCGTGGCAGCCCTGGTCCAGTTGCGGCCCCACAGACAGCACTGCAGCGCCTCAGACTTAGGCGCCACACTTGTAATGTGCAGCGCCTAGCTCTTGGGCGCTGCACAGTCTGTGTTCAACTTAGGCTGGCCCCACCCTCTCTCCCATCCCACCCCACACACCCCACCCCACACAAACCCTTAGCCTTGCGCCCCTCCTCTCTTCCCCTCTCCCCCCCTCTCAAATCCTTCTCAAATATTGCAAATCCGAAGTATTTGACCGTGGATTTCGAAGCCAACCCCTCCCTTAAGGTAATCTCCTTCGATCCCCTCGTTTTCATCCATAGGAATTGTCACATTTGCTCAAATATTGCTACTTTGGGGAAACCCTAGTTTTGGCTTGGATTTGCAAATTTGTATTGAATCATGTTATGTTTCTTTGCTAATTTGGGTTGGTTAGGCTTTCATAGtatgctagggttagggttatgtGTGTTTGATGTTGgtgttagggttatgctatggtTAGGGTTGTGGTTATTGTTAAGTGGGGGTTAGGGTTATTAATTCATATATATGTTATGGCATATGTATTTTGTGCAAATATTTTTTGTGAAGTACTTACTTGATATATGTGTGTTTTTTATTATTGTAGGGATGGGGAGAACATGTGTTTATGTTCATCATGTGGATAAAGAGGCCTTTTTGAAAGGCAATGTTGAGCCGGACCCGGATGAGCTTGACATGGTGTTTGAGAGTAGTCCAAGCTATGCGGAGCTCTTGGACCAAGTGAGGAAGGATTTGAATTGGATGGACCCAAGTGACGTTGTTGAGTTCGAGGGAAGGCATAATGTTGGTTTTGGAATGCACATCCTTTGGAAGACAATGCGTGTGAACTCCGAGCAACGTTGGGTTGCATATAAGGAGACGGTTGCCGAATCTCTAGACAAGGCTCTTGAGTTATTTGCCTCCAAGAAGGTTGAGTCTACTTTGAATTTGGACTTGAACCGGAACCCCTCCTCGTTGGTTGCTAGCACTCCACCACCCATGAACCAAGATCAAATGAGTGAACCTCATTTCACGCAACAAGATTGGCCAACATTGAGCCCGACTCCAAACAACCAAAATGAAGGTTTTGAAGAGGAGAATGATGAGTACGAGGAGGATGACAACGAAGTTGATCTCCATGACAACAATGTGGGTGATCTCGACCAATATCATGTGCAAGAGACAATGGACCAATCCATCCCTTTTTCCCGTGCATATGCATCGGACTCGGATGACGATGGTCCCGATGAAGAAGTTGATGAGGAGGGGTTCACATCGAAGGAGGCCCAAGCATTCAAGAAGGTATTCGGGCGGGATCACAAGACACCATTGTTCAAGGATCTTAGTCTCGCGGATGAAGCCGTTGTGGATGGTGGCAAATGCATATCTCTTGGAGCTAGGCCAAGTTCTCACCGTGATTTGGAAGACGGCAAGAACGGGATATATCCCGGTTGTGAGTTTCAATCCTTCTTGAAATTGAAGATATGGCTCGACAACTACTCGGTTACGCATTATCGTCCACATAAAGTGGCCAACTCGGACGTCAATGTGTGTTACACGGTCAAATGTGAAGTGCCAAGTTGTCCATGGATTGTGCGTGCAAGGCCATGGAAAGGAGGTCCCACTTGGCGCATAGTGAGTTGTCTACCAAATCACATGTGCCAGCACAAGAATGCGGATGGCAAGCTTGTGTACCAACAACACAGACAACTCACGTCCGAGTTCATCGCTTATAGGCTTTCCAACCAAATATCCACACTTCCAACAATGAGCATCAAGAGTGTCATTGACCTTGTGAAAGCCATCTTTCATTACAAGGTGAAGTACGGCAAGGCATGGAAGGCAAAGCAAGCCGCATTCAAGATGTTGTATGGCAATTGGGAGGAAGCATACAACCGACTCCCTAGGTTGTTGTTAGCTATGGCCACCACAAACTCAGGCATGGTTCACGTGGTTGAGCCTCATGGGCACCAAACATTGATTCACAACGGGAGGACCGTCCGAGTATTTGGTCGTGCATTTTGGGCCTTTGAGCAATGCATGAGGGCTTTTGAGCATTGTCGGTCCGTCATCGCCATTGATGGCACGTTCTTGACCGGACAATACAAGGGCACTTTATTGGTTGCAATAGCAAGTGATGCCAATAACCGGGTGTTGCCTTTGGCTTTCGCTTTGGTTGAGGTGGAGAACAATGATAACTGGGAGTGGTTCTTGCGTCAATTGAGAACAAGGGTATTACCGGCTGAAAGGGAAATTTGTGTCATATCGGATTGCCATCCAGGAATTCTAAATGCGGTGGTGGTTGACATTCCCGGACATAGAAAGTTGCACCATCGATGGTGCATGAGGCACTTTTGTGCAAACTTCTATAGGGAATGTGGTATCAAGGAGTTGGCCGATGATCTTCAAGATTGTTGTCTCGCTTTCACCAACAAGCGGTTTGCCACATTGTTCAATGCATTGCTCAGACACAAGAAACTTGACCCCGGTGGTCATGAATTTCTCAGTAAGAACATTGTCGAAAGGAATATGTGGGCACGTGCTTTCGATGAAGATGGCCGGAGGTACGGTCAAATGACAAGCAATATGGCAGAATGCTTCAATAAGGTGCTCAAGGGTGTACGTGCATTACCCGTGACGGCAATAGTTCAATACACATTTGACAAGATGAATGGATACTTTTTGAAGTATTCAATGGAGACGGATAAGCAGATTGCTGGTGAGAACAAGGATAAGCACAAGTACTATTTCCCACCAAAGGTTGAAGAATGGTTGGACTTTCAATCACGAAAGGCAGATTCCCAAGAAGCTGTACTATATGACGACAACGAGTGGAAGTATGAGGTGAAAGAGCCTGGAGGAACCACAAACGATGGCCACCAACACGGAGGCCGCGCTTTCAAGGTCTCCCTAACACGGTGTGATTGCAGCTGCATGAGGCCATCGTTGCTTCATCTCCCATGCTCGCACTTGTTAAATGCAGCCCGTGTTAGGAATGTGGACGTCAATCACCCTCTTACCGTGAGGGAGTCCGAGTTCTCAATCATGACGGTAAAGAATACATGGGCTCCCCGGTTTCAGCCATACTTGGACCAATCACAATGGCTGAAGTATCATGGATTTCAACTATGGCCGGACCCGGAATTGAAGGTCGTTAGACGGGGAAGACGTAAGACAAAGCGTCTTAGAGGTGACATGGACGGATGGGGTCGTGGTGGCGGTGGAGAATACAGCACCGGCCAATTCCAAGAGCCTCGTGAGCAATCCCGTTGTGGGGACTCCAGTCATGGGGGACACAACACAAGAACTTGTCCCAAATCAAGAAAAAGATCAAAGAAAAATGATGCAAGCACAAGCCAAGCAAATGATAGCCAACCAAGTCAACCAAGGAGTAGCCAACCAAGTCAAACAAGCCAACGAGGCACTAGGCAACAAAGAGGTCGTGGTGGTGGTAGAGGCCGTGGTGATGGCCTAGGCCGTGGGGATGGTCTTGGCCGTGGTGAAGGCCTAGGCCGTGGTGATGGTCTAGGCCGTGGTGGTGGTGGTAGAGACCGTGGTGATGGTCTTGGCCGTGGTGAAGGCCTAGGCCGTGGTGATGGTCTTGGCCGTGGTGGTGGCAGAggccgtggtggtggtggtcTAGGCCGTGGTGGCGGTAGAGGACATGGTGGCGGTAGAGGCCGTGGTGGTGGTCTAGGCCGTGGTGGTGGTAGAGGCAGTGGTGGTGATCTTGGCCTTGGCGGCGGCCGTGGTGGAGGAATGTTCACTTGGCTCAATGGACCATTGCCGTATGTGACTTACTATGATCTTGTTCTTTTGGCTCAATGCTTGTGTTGTCATTTTGCATTGTGTGACTAACTATTATATTAACATTTTCATAGGTATGGAAACAATGAAGGGGGTGGAGGACACGGAGGCGAAAGGTGAGCTCCCTTGGTGGTcggaggagggagaagaagaagaagaagaagaagaagaagagaggaagaagaagggacaAGGACCATGACCTTTTCTATGAACCAAAATATGTGCTACTATGTGATATGAGACGTAAATAACTATGTCTTTTGGCTAAATATTTGTGTATGAGTATGTGATTTGGACTACTACATGTGATTTGGATATGATTATGTGCCATCTATGTGAATCACAAAACATAAAAATCACTTTGTATATGAAAACAGCAGATAGTGCAGCGCCTAAGGCCGAGGCGCTGCACATTACAGTGCAGCGCCCCTCCCAAAAATTTGCTAAGTCAGTCTGCAGCGCCTAAGGGAGGGGCGCTGCACTGTAATGTGCAGCGCCTCACGCCTGGGCGCTGCACAGTACAGAGCAGCGCCTATCCCTTGGGTGTTGCACACTCACTTAGCATTTTTTTTGGGCAGAAAACATACTGGAAGCTTCTGTTGCTCTCTGGACTGGGATGTCCAGTAGTGCAGCGCCTAAAGGGAGAGGCACCACACACCATAGTGCAGCGCCTACCCTTTAGGCGCTGCACTACTGGACATCTATTTGCTGCACTCACCCCCCTCCCACCCATCCCCACCCCACACACCCCCACCCCCACACAAACCCGAAGCTCAGTGCCTTCCCTCTGCCCTCCTCTCCCCCCTCTCAAACGCTCCTCAGATCCGGAGTATTTGACCGTGGATTTCAAAGCCAAACCCTCCCTTAAGGTAATCTCCTTCGTTCCCCTCGTTTTCATCCATAGGAATTGTCACATTTGCTCAAATCTTGCTACTTTGGGGAAACCCTAGTTTTGGCTTGGATTTGCAAATATTTGTTGAATGATGTTAAGTTTCTTTGCTAATTTGGGTTGGTTAGGCTTTCATGGTATGCTAGGGTTAGGGGTATGTGTGTTTGATGTTAgtgttagggttatgctatggtTAGGATTGTGGTTATTGTTAAGTGGGGGTTAGGGTTAACCAAGAATTATCGGTTTTGTAGGCATGGCTTCATCCGGTTCCATGACGAGGCCACCGTGTGCTAACCAAGAAGACATGCCGAACAAGTGGGAGGACGCATCTTTGGACAAGGTGAAGGAGAAAGATGCCAACATCCCGCCATGTTGGTGTGGAGATGTTTGCAAGGTGAAGGTATCCACCGACCGAAATAAATCATGGACGGAAGGGCGGAGATATTTTGTATGCCCGAACTATGCTTATGATCGTGCACTTCCAACTAACGCCTATGACCAACCACCGGTAAGCTCGAGAAGTAAAATGTTACTATCAAATGTGTGTCAACACTAACAAAAATTTTGTATGCAGTCACCGCCTCCTCTATGCAAGTACTTCATGTGGATAGATCTTGAAGTGCCAGAAGATGTCAAAAAGGACCAATACCAAGATTGTCTTAGGCGGCAACGGCGGTTCGAAGAATCGTTTCGAAGAGGCTTGGAGGAAGAGCGTCGTCAGAAGGAGAGGATGGAGCGGAAGAAAcgagaggaggagagggcacgccAAGCGAAACTTGCTCGTGAGGAGGAGAGGGCAAGAAAGCTTGCAAAGGCTCGCGAGGCGCAAGAGGAGGACTCGGCCCGTGACAAGAAGGGGAAATGGCCTCGCTCTACTTAGTAGGGACTTCACTTCGGTGCACTCGTCATGAATTTGTGAGGGCATGTGAGATGTTGGTGAACTATCTTCTAGGGCAAGCTGCCATTTGTCATTTGTAATGAACGTGTCGTGAACCATGTCGTAGTAATGTTTGAATTGTCTTAAGTTATGAACTCatcggcataaaatttttgtttGTTCAAATTGTTGTGATGATGCAGTCATTGTAAGTATTATGATGTTCTGGTGAAATGAATGTACTGTCAACTCTGTTTTTGCAGTAAACAACCGTGCAACGCCCAAAACAAAGGTGCTGCACTGTTCTAtgcagcgccgaacggacggacGTCACACTGTAAAGTGCAGCGCCTTGCTCTGGGGCGCTGCACTATGACTTGGTAATTTTCGTGGATCGTCAGTGCTCAAAGCCTTCGGTGGCCCTATGGGCAGCCATGGCCAGTGAAGCAGTGCCTATGGGACGGGCACTGCACTGTGAGGTGCAGCGCCTAGGCTTTGGGCGCTGCATAGTACAGTGCAGCGCCTGACTGTCAGGCGTTGCAGTGTTGTTAACTGCCAAACTACAGAAACAGATTCCATTTTGGCAAATACAAATACTGAACAATTCAACTGAACAAAGACAACATCATTTAGGACAAATACTGAATAAAGACAACTAATAATTTGAACATCACATCATTTAGGACAATTCAACGTTACTACTAGTTCGGAAACACAAATACCACAATAGTAAGAGTTCACCAACATATAACATAACCCAACAAGTTCATCAACCTAACGAAACGGCTACAAGAGAGCACTTCCAT encodes:
- the LOC125550300 gene encoding hydroxyproline O-galactosyltransferase GALT5-like, which codes for MRRPRRPAAGLRPLLLLLPVAALLYAAALSLRYPGRPLGPTTVSVALTAAEATHAERTRQRLPSPLLRLDVSRIDVRALDAAAPLHAAAARAFREGARLLRDALSAPASSSAATPSPSPAPPRCPPSVARAGDAPRALALALPCGLALGSHVTVVGRPRRVPGGGLAQFAVELRGAGDGDAATTILHLNPRLRGDWSGRPVVELNTRFRGQWGPALRCEGWRRSDEDTVDGLVTCEQWTWNTGGTLEELKSMLLRNRVAGQSSSGFIDWPYPFVEGELFALTISSGLEGYHVQVDGRHVASFPYRIGFDLEDVATVQANGDIEVESMFAGTLPAVHPNIMERNLELLAELKAPPPEEPVELFIGILSAGSHFTERMAVRRSWMSAVRNSSSTMARFFVALNGRREVNEDLKKEADFFGDIIIVPFVDSYDLVVLKTVAICEYAARVVSAKYVMKCDDDTFLRLDSVMAEIKKVPDGKSFYMGNMNYYHRPLREGKWAVSYEEWPRDTYPTYADGAGYIVSSDIAGFVASEMEKGRLNLFKMEDVSVGMWVGQLDAGGVEYVHGARFCQAGCADDYLTAHYQSPGQMLCLWENLRQGRPQCCNAR